Proteins from a single region of Enoplosus armatus isolate fEnoArm2 chromosome 6, fEnoArm2.hap1, whole genome shotgun sequence:
- the szl gene encoding sizzled, which yields MAVFFTVALLAMACPLMAFDMGQSTRCVAIPNQMKVCKDVGYSEMRLPNFLGHSNLEGEVVPRSEDWRPLLQTGCHPQAQAFLCSLIAPVCLDTFIQPCRSLCVAVRDSCAPVLACQGHPWPEVLDCDRFPAEEDMCLSPHAKFSHFAKDLPKPACQNCPSVEEAPAMKTVLDAFCQHDFAVTAKLHRRRLPMGEPEFEVEGRVEFIRQGPLLPYDTQHLLQQWLLINLRCANALVRPGRSQLYVLTGSVQFDGTLALTHLFPWHKKDANIAVATRKWKHHRC from the exons ATGGCTGTCTTCTTCACTGTGGCTCTCCTGGCAATGGCATGTCCTTTAATGGCATTCGACATGGGTCAGTCTACTCGTTGCGTCGCTATCCCCAACCAGATGAAGGTCTGCAAAGATGTCGGATACTCAGAGATGCGGCTGCCCAACTTCTTGGGTCACAGCAACTTGGAGGGCGAGGTGGTGCCACGTTCAGAGGACTGGAGGCCCCTGTTGCAGACTGGCTGCCACCCTCAAGCCCAGGccttcctctgctccctcaTTGCCCCTGTCTGTCTTGACAC tTTTATCCAGCCATGCCGGAGTCTGTGTGTGGCAGTGAGAGACAGCTGTGCCCCGGTGCTCGCCTGCCAGGGTCACCCATGGCCCGAGGTACTTGATTGTGACCGCTTTCCTGCTGAGGAAGACATGTGCCTTTCTCCCCACGCAAAATTTAGCCACTTTGCCAAAG ACTTACCCAAACCTGCCTGCCAAAACTGTCCCTCTGTGGAAGAGGCTCCTGCGATGAAAACAGTCCTGGATGCTTTTTGCCAGCATGACTTTG cTGTGACTGCCAAACTTCATCGCCGTCGCCTACCCATGGGAGAGCCAGAATTTGAGGTCGAGGGCCGGGTTGAGTTTATCCGCCAGGGACCTCTGCTGCCTTATGACACCCAGCACCTACTCCAGCAGTGGCTCCTCATCAACCTTCGATGTGCCAATGCCCTGGTGCGCCCCGGACGGTCACAGCTTTACGTGCTGACTGGTTCTGTGCAGTTCGATGGCACCCTTGCTCTCACCCATCTCTTCCCTTGGCACAAAAAAGATGCAAACATTGCAGTGGCCACTCGCAAGTGGAAGCACCACAGATGTTGA
- the LOC139286300 gene encoding prolactin-like → MKNVWFSVLTLVYLELSMRVGTAPICAYGQAGCHPPSLADLFDRVIQQSSRMHGISTDLHSEFEQYFFPSRNLIGKRKCHTYGILTPDDKEDAQRLGREQLTEVILRLLGAWGDPLSHLYRSMSQDQSQDFNHHSSNKALEISDMVHELRDGVAKMAEKMKLLGVLGNTVGYISPESFVPSSAFSFYKQGELNSMDHHDLLYCFRRDSNKVKNYLRILKCTTLPGLDC, encoded by the exons ATGAAAAATG TTTGGTTTTCTGTTCTTACACTGGTGTACCTGGAGCTTTCCATGAGGGTTGGCACCGCTCCGATCTGTGCCTACGGACAGGCTGGATGCCATCCTCCGTCCCTGGCAGATCTCTTTGACAGGGTCATACAACAGTCTTCAAGAATGCATGGCATCTCCACTGATCTGCACTCTGAATTT GAGCAATATTTCTTTCCCAGCAGGAACCTCATTGGAAAACGGAAGTGCCACACATATGGCATACTAACACCAGACGATAAAGAGGATGCACAAAGGCTAGGG AGAGAACAACTGACAGAGGTGATCCTGAGGCTGCTGGGGGCCTGGGGTGACCCCCTGTCACATCTCTACCGGAGCATGTCTCAGGATCAGAGTCAAGACTTcaaccaccacagctccaacaaGGCACTGGAGATCAGTGATATGGTGCATGAGCTTAGGGATGGAGTGGCAAAAATGGCTGAGAAG ATGAAGCTATTAGGAGTGCTTGGTAACACTGTGGGTTACATCTCTCCTGAGAGTTTCGTCCCCTCTTCTGCCTTTTCCTTCTACAAACAAGGAGAACTCAACTCAATGGACCATCATGACCTACTCTACTGCTTCCGCAGAGATTCCAACAAAGTCAAAAACTATCTCCGTATCCTGAAATGCACCACCCTTCCTGGACTAGACTGTTAA
- the dbx2 gene encoding homeobox protein DBX2 translates to MVSVQSCTKRNMAGSPPALPGYGSTGKSFLIDNLLQSQTPSARPEGTAGGHLRLSVCERTRRTWGSEHRVYQGQNHSPQQVKDLGGPLLPHSGVLSSVFLRSPQYLLACCGGSSPPPVFSKGANIRMWSADISPKSRRGILRRAVFSEEQRKELERTFRRQKYISKTDRNKLAADLSLKESQVKIWFQNRRMKWRNCKEKEVHNTRSPMDELMAQGLTQEEDEPSQNHTDAKTERSPPQSVRDT, encoded by the exons ATGGTCTCAGTTCAGAGCTGCACCAAGAGGAATATGGCTGGCTCTCCTCCTGCTTTACCGGGCTACGGCAGCACGGGAAAGAGTTTTCTCATTGACAATCTGCTGCAGTCACAGACACCTTCAGCCCGTCCAGAAGGGACTGCAGGTGGACACCTGAGACTATCAGTGTGTGAACGTACGAGGAGAACCTGGGGCTCTGAGCATAGAGTCTACCAAGGCCAGAACCATAGTCCCCAGCAGGTGAAGGATTTAGGAGGACCACTTCTGCCACACTCAG GTGTGCTGAGCAGTGTTTTCCTGCGGAGCCCGCAGTATCTGCTGGCATGCTGCGGTGGGTCCAGCCCCCCTCCTGTCTTCTCCA AGGGAGCAAATATTCGAATGTGGTCTGCCGATATAAGTCCTAAATCACGCAGAGGGATCCTTAGGAGGGCTGTGTTCTCTGAAGAACAACggaaggagctggagagaacTTTTCGAAGACAGAAATATATCAGCAAGACAGACCGGAACAAACTGGCAGCTGATCTCAGTCTCAAGGAGTCACAG GTGAAGATCTGGTTCCAGAACCGCCGAATGAAGTGGAGGAACTGTAAGGAGAAGGAGGTTCATAACACTCGATCCCCAATGGATGAGCTCATGGCCCAAGGTCTCACTCAGGAAGAGGATGAACCATCACAGAATCACACTGATGCAAAAACAGAGAGATCGCCACCACAGAGTGTCAGGGACACATGA